From Kitasatospora sp. MAP12-44:
GCCGGGCTCGCCGCGCCCGTCCCGCTCGCTGACGGTAGCGGTGGTGGCGGCGTTGGCTGCGTTGGTTGCGGCGACGTCGACCCCGGTCAGGCCGAGCACGCCGTAGTTCCCGGTGGTGCTCGGCTGCCCCTGGTGGGACTCCCAGCGGGTCTCCTGGTAGGACAGCGCCATCAGCACGCTCTGCGGGACGCCGAACTCGGCTGCGGCGCTGGTGAATTGGCCTTGGAGGAGTTGGGAGTCGGCGGCGCCGGCGTCGGCCGGTAGGGCCGAGCCGGTCAGGCAGGTGATCGTCAGGGTGGCGACCAGGGCGGTCGCTGCGGCTCGGTGGCCGGTGATCAGGAGTGCGGACATGGCACAGTCCTAACCCGCGTGACGGCCCGTCACGTGGAGTGACACTCCCGGTCGACCCTAACCGTCCCGGCCCGCCCTGGCCGCGGCGAGACGGGCCAGCAGAACGCGCTCGTCATTGCTGACGGCCGGCAGGTCCTCGGCCGCCGCCCAGCAGAACCGGTCGTGCTCGTCGCTCACCACGACGGCCTGGCCGGCCGGCGCCGTCGCCGTGAAGACGAACTGCCGGGTGCGCTTGCCGCGGGCGCTGGTGTAGTCGAAGTAGCCGACGTAGTCGGTGAGTTCGACGTCGGTGAGGCCCGCCTCCTCGGCGAGTTCGCGCAGTGCGGCCGCTTCGACGCCCTCGCCGTCGTCGACCCCGCCGCCCGGGATCTCCCAGATCCCGGGCAGCACCCCGCCGGGGGCGCGGCGCAGCAGCAGGATCCGCTCGTCGGCGTCGGTGACGACGACGGTGGCGGTCGGCCGCTGGATGCCGGCGGCGGGGGCGGAGTCGACGTCGGCGGTGAGCTGGGGGCGGGAGGTGTTCATGGCGCCAGCCTACGGGCCTTGGCGGCCCAGCTCGGCTCAGCTCAGCGGGCGGCAGAGCAGCGCGTCGGGGACGCCGCCGTCGTTCCACCTCCAGGTGTAGGCGACGCCGGCCAGGTACTCGTTGTCGGCGCACTGGCCCTTGTAGTAGCCGGGCGCCCAGTCGCTGGCGGACGAGCCGCCGGACGACGGGCGGTTGTCGCCGTGATCGAACCAGACGTCACGGCCGCCGGTCGGCAGCGCGGTGCTCGCGGGGGCGCAGAGCAGGGTGGACATCGCGTTGCCGCGGACGCTGTAGCCGACGGCGAAGTAGTCGTCGGGGCACTGGAGTTTGTTGTACCCGGAGGCCCAGTCGCCCTCGGTGACATAGCGCTCGTCGGTGACCGCCAGATACGGCGCGCCGGTTTTGGCGGGCTCGCCGGAGTCGGTGCACAGGCCGCGGCTGTCGCTGCGGCCCAGGCCCGCCAGTCGTTCGCTGTCCGGGCAGGCGCCCTTGCGGCCACCGGAGTCCCAGTCGGGGAGCGCGAGCATCTGCGCGGAGGTGTCGTAGTCGGCGTGATCGAGGTTCAGCATGTTCCAGCGGGCGGAGAGCGGCACCGGGCCGGTCAGACCGGGCGCGTTGATCAGCTTGTTCCAGTCGGCGGCCCGCCAGTCACCCGGGTCGTTGATGCTCAGCTGGTTGCCGCTGGAGTCGTAGTCCAGCAGGGCCCAGTTGTCCAGTGGCACGCCGTTCTGGGTCCAGCCCACCAGCGGCCAGATCGCGAAGTCGGTGTCGTTGGCGGCCAGGATGTCGGTGAAGGCGTCGAACCAGGCCTGCTCCTTGGGGTCGCTCTCGCTGCGTCCGGCCGCGCCGAACTCGCTGACCCAGACCGGGGCGGTGAAGTGCTGGCCGGACTGGGTGACGAACAGAGCCTCCTGGCTGACCGCCTGGGCGAGTTGGGCCGGGGTGAAGTCCTCGTAGCGCGGATCGCTGGTGACGCCCAGACCGCTGGAGGCGCCGCTGTTGGCGGGGCCGGTGTAGGCGTAGAAGTGCTCGGAGTAGACCAGTTTGTCGGACTCGATCAGCGTGTTGGAGAGGTTCTGAACCGGCGTCAGCATCGGTCGACCATGCGGGAGTCCGTTGAGCGGGATGCCCTGCCAGTTGATGCCCTCCATGATGATCAGCAGGTCCGGGTCGGCCTGCAGGATCTGGTTTCCGGCCTCCTCGAACGCGGCGTTCTCGTCATGGCTGTCGCCCCAGCCCCAGTTGGGGTCGTCCCAGGTGTCGCGGCGCACCTCGTTGCGCAGATCGACGCCGACGACGCGCTTGTCGGAGCGGTAGCGGTTCACCATGAACAGCCAGTCGCTCTCCCACTGCGCGGTGCTCTGGCCGCTGTTCCAGCGTTCGTTGCCGTCCAGGCCGCAGCACCAACGGGCGGTGGTGGTGTGGTTGTTGAGGATGACCGCGAAGCCCTCCGCGGTCAGCGCCGCGACCACGGCGTCGTAGACCTGCAGCGGAGTGTCGCCGCGCAGCTGCGGGTTGGCCGTGACGGCGGCGTCCGGCACCGGGGTGGTGTCATGGATGAGCGCGTTGGAGAAGGGCAGTCGGATGCTGTTGATCCCGAGGCTGTGGAAGCCGGCCAGGATCTGCGCCATGGACGCCCGGTCCAGGCCCAGTGGGAGGCTGTAGGAGGGCTCGCCGTGCGCGTTGTTGGCCGGGTCGTCGACGGCCCCGCTGCCGAGCCAAGTGCCCTGGGCTCCCTCCCAGTTGCCGGAGGCGAGCTTGAATCGGTTGCCGTTGGCGTCGACGATGTAGCGGCCGCGGGTGCTGAGCGGACCGGTCCAGGAGGCCGCGAGTTGCTGCCCGGCGCCGGAGACGGCCGCCGCGCCGGCTGCCGGCTTCGGCAAGGGTGCGGCCACCGTGCTGCCTTGGGACAGCAACAGGGTGGTGGAGAGCGCAGCGACCATCGCGAGGGTGCGGGTGACGAATCTGTGCATCGCCGTCCTCAGGATAAGAGTGAAGTTGATCAATCCTGAGTGTTTACCCATCAGTAGGTCAACGAAATCCGTCATGAACAATCAGTGCGGACGGTCGCACAGGCGGGATGCTTCGGTAGGCTCAGTGAACGCAAGGCATGGCCGCGCATATTGACATGCGCATGATACGTGGGCTTAACCTGGCAGCCGCTACCCGTCGGTAGCGTACCTGCAGCCGAGCAGTCGCACCCGTACGACTGGCGTTTCGGCATGCCACGGGGAGTTTGCGGCCAGCCGCGTCCATTGCCACCCGTGCCCCGACGTGCCGTCAGACTCACACCCGGAGGGCTCATGAGGCCTGTCTTATCGCTGACTTCGCCGCTGACGGACCTGGTCATCGGGATCACGCCCCTGCAACAGCCGGACGCCGCGCTCGCGGAGGCCGTCTGCCGGGCGGGCGCCTTGGGCGTGCTGGACCTCGGGGTCGGCGACCGCCGCTCGCGGGAGGAACTCGCGGTGCTGCGCGAGCGGTTGGGTGGTGGCTACGGGGTCCGGGTCGGGCCCGACTGCCTGCTCTCGCCCGCGGACCTGCCCGCACCCGACGGCGTAAGACCCGCGGTGCTGCTGCTGGATGGCCAGGTCCCGGGCTGGGAGGTGGCGCAGCTGGCCGCCGAGTACCGCGTACTGGTCGAAGTAACCTGCCTGGAGCAGGCTTTGACGGCCGCCCAGGCCGGGGCACACGGCCTGATCGCGCGGGGCGCCGAGAGCGGCGGCCGGGTCGGCGAACTCAGCACCTTCGTCCTGCTCCAGCAGCTGCTGGGAGCGCCGGCCATCGACCTGCCGGTCTGGGCCTGCGGCGGGATCGGGCCGCGCACCGCCGCGGCCGCGCTGGCGGGCGGCGCGGCCGGAGTGGTGCTGGACAGCCAACTCGCCCTGCTGGCCGAGTCCGCGGCGCCGCAGGAGGCGGCAGCGGCGCTGCGCGGTATGGACGGCAGCGAGACGACGGTGGTCGACGGGTGCCGGGTACTGGAGCGCAGGGCCCGGGGCGGCGAGTCACTGAAGTTGATGGTGGGTCAGGATGGTTTTCTGGCAGCCAGGTTCGCCGATCGCTGGGGAACGGTCGGCCATGCGGTGCGCGGTGTGCGGGAGGCCGTGCTGGACGTACTGGACGGGCTGCGCGCGCCGGCCGGTCCGGGCGCGGCGGCGCGGCTGGTGGGGCGCGGGACGCTGATGAGCCAGGCGCTGGGCACGGAACTGCCGGTGGCCCAGGGCCCGATGACCAGGGTCAGCGACCAGCCCGGCTTCGCCGGCGCGGTGGCGGCGGCGGGTGCGCTGCCGTTCGTGGCGCTGGCCCTGGCCGGCCCCGAGCAGACCCGCGAGCTGCTGGCCCGCACCGCCGACGCCATGGGTGGACTCCCGTGGGGCGTGGGCGTCCTGGGATTCGCGGCGGAGGAGGTCAGGGCCGCCCAGCTGGAGCAGGTGCTGGCGGCGCGGCCCAGCCACGCGGTGATCGCGGGCGGACGGCCGTCCCAGGCACGGGTGTTGGAGGAGGCGGGGATCCGTACCTTCCTGCATGTGCCCTCACCGGGACTGCTGCGGCAGTTCCTGGAGGACGGCGCGCGGCGGTTCGTCTTCGAGGGCGCGGAGTGCGGCGGGCATGTCGGGCCCCGGCACAGCTTCCCCTTGTGGGAGGCGCAGTTGGCGGTGCTCGAGGAGTTCCTGGACGCGGCGAAGGAGCCGTGGCAGCCTGGGGCGCCGGCGGTCGTCGAGGTGCTGTTCGCGGGCGGCGTGCACGACGAGCGCTCGGCGGCGATGGTGGCGGCGCTGGCCGCACCGCCGGCGGCGCGGGGCATGGCCGTCGGGCTGCTGATGGGCACGGCGTACCTGTTCACCGAGGAGGCGGTGGCCCATGGCGCGGTGCAGGAGCAGTTCCGGCGCCAGGTGCTGGCGGCCGACGGGACGCGGCTGCTGCAGACGGCGCCCGGGCACGCCACCCGGTGCGTGCCGAGCCCGTTCACCGTCGAGTTCGAGCAGACCCGGGAGCGGCTGCGAGCGGAGGGCGTGCCGGACCGGGAGGCCTGGGAGCAGCTGGAGCGCCTGAACGTGGGCCGGCTGCGGATCGCCAGCAAGGGCGTCGACCGGCTGGCGGGCGAGCTCACCGCGGTGGACGAGCAAGGGCAGCTGGAGCGGGGGATGTTCATGGCCGGGCAGGTCGTCGTGCTGCGCTCGGCGACCACCACGCTGGCCGAGCTGCACGCCGCGGTCAGCGGCGGCGCGACCGACTTCCTGACCGCCCGCGCCGCCGAGCTCGCGCAGCGCCTGGGCCTGGCCCCGGCGGCCGCGCCGCAGCCGGAACCGGCGCCGCTGGAGATCGCCGTGATCGGCATGGCGGGGATGTTCCCGCAGGCCCCCGACCTGCCGGCGTTCTGGGCCAATGTGGTGGGCGGGGTGGACGCGGTGACCGAGGTGCCGCCCGAGCGCTGGGACCCGGAGCTCTACCACGCGAGCGACGGCGCCGCGGGCACGACGCCGTCCAAGTGGGGCGGCTTTCTGCCGCCGATCCCGTTCGACGCGCTGAGCTACGGCATCCCGCCGACCGCGCTCGCCAGCATCGAGCCGGTGCAGCTGCTGGCCCTTGAGGCGGCCCGCCGAGCGCTGCAGGACGCCGGCTACGACGCAGGCGGAGCGCAGGGCGGCCGCAGCTTCGACCGCTCGCGCACCAGCGTGGTCTTCGGCGCGGAGGCGGGCAGCGACCTGTCGAACGCGGGGGTGCTCGGGGCGGTGCTGCCCGGCTACCTCGGCGCGGTCCCGCCGGCGATCGCCGAGCAACTGCCCAAGCTCACGGAGGACTCCTTCCCCGGCATGCTGGCCAACGTCATCGCGGGGCGGATCGCCAACCGGCTGGACCTGGGCGGCGCCAACTTCACGGTGGACGCGGCCTGCGCCTCCTCGCTCGCCGCGCTGGACGTGGCCTGCAAGGAGTTGGCGACCGGCAGCAGCGACCTGGCGCTGTGCGGCGGCGCGGACCTGCACAACGGGATCAACGACTTCCTGCTCTTCGCCTCGGTGCACGCGCTCTCGCCCACCGGCCGCTCGCGCCCGTTCGACGCCTCGGCGGACGGCATCGCGCTGGGCGAGGGGGTGGGCTGCCTGGTGCTGAAGCGGCTGGCGGACGCCGAACGGGACGGCGACCGGGTCTACGCCGTCGTCCAGGGGATCGGCAGCGCCAGCGACGGCCGGTCGCTCGGCCTGACCGCGCCGCGCCCCGAGGGGCAGCGGCTGGCGCTGGAGCGCGCCTACCGCGGCGCCGGGCTCACCCCGGCGCAGGTCGGCCTGCTGGAGGCGCACGGCACCGGCACGGTGGTCGGCGACCGTACCGAACTGGCCACCCTGGAAGCGGTGTTCACCGAGTCCGGGGCGGCGCCCGGGAGTTGTGCGCTGGGGTCGGTGAAGTCGCAGATCGGGCACACCAAGTGCGCGGCGGGGCTGGCGGGACTGATCAAGGCCTCGCTGGCGCTGCACACCGGCATCAAGCCGCCGACCCTGCACCTGGAGCAGCCGAACGCGGCCTGGCAGCCCGGCGCCAGCCCGTTCGCGTTCCACGCCGAGGCCCGCCCCTGGGTCGAGCCCTCGGCCGAACGGGTCGCGGGAGTCAGCGCGTTCGGCTTCGGCGGCACCAACTTCCACGCGGTGCTGCGGGGTTACCAGGGGCCGGCGCCGGTGCACGGCCTGCAGCAGTGGCCCGCCGAGCTGTTCACCTTCCGGGGCGCCGACCGGGAGCGGGCCCTGCGCGGCGCGGCGGAGCTGCTGCGGCTGGCGCGAGCGGAGGGTGCGCCGTGGCGGCTGCGCGATCTGGCGCTGGCGGCCTCCCGGCGGGCGGAGTCGGGCCACGGCCCGGTGCAGCTCGCCCTGGTCGCCACGGACCTCGCGGAGTTGACCGTGCTGCTGGAGCGGGCGGTGGCGGGGGAGCAGAGCCCGGGGCTGCATCTGGCGGCGGAGGACGGCGATGCGGCAGCGGGGGCGGTCGCGTTCCTCTTCCCCGGGCAGGGCAGCCAGCGTCCTGGCATGTTCGCCGAGCTGTTCGCGGCCTTCCCCGGGTTGCAGCGCCATCTGCGGCTGGGCCGGGCGCAGGCCGAGGTGCTCTACCCGCCGCTGGCCTTCACCCCCGAGGACCGTCAGGCGCAGCGCGCGGCGGTCACCGACACCCGGGTGGCCCAGCCCGTCCTCGGCATGACCGGCCTGGCGGCGTACGAGCTGCTGGCCCTGGCCGGGGTGCGTCCGGAGCTGGCCGGCGGCCACAGCTACGGCGAACTGGTCGCGCTGTGCGCGGCGGGGGCGCTGGCCGCCGAGGACCTGCCGCAGCTCGGCGCCGAGCGGGCGCGG
This genomic window contains:
- a CDS encoding NUDIX hydrolase translates to MNTSRPQLTADVDSAPAAGIQRPTATVVVTDADERILLLRRAPGGVLPGIWEIPGGGVDDGEGVEAAALRELAEEAGLTDVELTDYVGYFDYTSARGKRTRQFVFTATAPAGQAVVVSDEHDRFCWAAAEDLPAVSNDERVLLARLAAARAGRDG
- a CDS encoding cellulase family glycosylhydrolase encodes the protein MHRFVTRTLAMVAALSTTLLLSQGSTVAAPLPKPAAGAAAVSGAGQQLAASWTGPLSTRGRYIVDANGNRFKLASGNWEGAQGTWLGSGAVDDPANNAHGEPSYSLPLGLDRASMAQILAGFHSLGINSIRLPFSNALIHDTTPVPDAAVTANPQLRGDTPLQVYDAVVAALTAEGFAVILNNHTTTARWCCGLDGNERWNSGQSTAQWESDWLFMVNRYRSDKRVVGVDLRNEVRRDTWDDPNWGWGDSHDENAAFEEAGNQILQADPDLLIIMEGINWQGIPLNGLPHGRPMLTPVQNLSNTLIESDKLVYSEHFYAYTGPANSGASSGLGVTSDPRYEDFTPAQLAQAVSQEALFVTQSGQHFTAPVWVSEFGAAGRSESDPKEQAWFDAFTDILAANDTDFAIWPLVGWTQNGVPLDNWALLDYDSSGNQLSINDPGDWRAADWNKLINAPGLTGPVPLSARWNMLNLDHADYDTSAQMLALPDWDSGGRKGACPDSERLAGLGRSDSRGLCTDSGEPAKTGAPYLAVTDERYVTEGDWASGYNKLQCPDDYFAVGYSVRGNAMSTLLCAPASTALPTGGRDVWFDHGDNRPSSGGSSASDWAPGYYKGQCADNEYLAGVAYTWRWNDGGVPDALLCRPLS
- a CDS encoding type I polyketide synthase: MRPVLSLTSPLTDLVIGITPLQQPDAALAEAVCRAGALGVLDLGVGDRRSREELAVLRERLGGGYGVRVGPDCLLSPADLPAPDGVRPAVLLLDGQVPGWEVAQLAAEYRVLVEVTCLEQALTAAQAGAHGLIARGAESGGRVGELSTFVLLQQLLGAPAIDLPVWACGGIGPRTAAAALAGGAAGVVLDSQLALLAESAAPQEAAAALRGMDGSETTVVDGCRVLERRARGGESLKLMVGQDGFLAARFADRWGTVGHAVRGVREAVLDVLDGLRAPAGPGAAARLVGRGTLMSQALGTELPVAQGPMTRVSDQPGFAGAVAAAGALPFVALALAGPEQTRELLARTADAMGGLPWGVGVLGFAAEEVRAAQLEQVLAARPSHAVIAGGRPSQARVLEEAGIRTFLHVPSPGLLRQFLEDGARRFVFEGAECGGHVGPRHSFPLWEAQLAVLEEFLDAAKEPWQPGAPAVVEVLFAGGVHDERSAAMVAALAAPPAARGMAVGLLMGTAYLFTEEAVAHGAVQEQFRRQVLAADGTRLLQTAPGHATRCVPSPFTVEFEQTRERLRAEGVPDREAWEQLERLNVGRLRIASKGVDRLAGELTAVDEQGQLERGMFMAGQVVVLRSATTTLAELHAAVSGGATDFLTARAAELAQRLGLAPAAAPQPEPAPLEIAVIGMAGMFPQAPDLPAFWANVVGGVDAVTEVPPERWDPELYHASDGAAGTTPSKWGGFLPPIPFDALSYGIPPTALASIEPVQLLALEAARRALQDAGYDAGGAQGGRSFDRSRTSVVFGAEAGSDLSNAGVLGAVLPGYLGAVPPAIAEQLPKLTEDSFPGMLANVIAGRIANRLDLGGANFTVDAACASSLAALDVACKELATGSSDLALCGGADLHNGINDFLLFASVHALSPTGRSRPFDASADGIALGEGVGCLVLKRLADAERDGDRVYAVVQGIGSASDGRSLGLTAPRPEGQRLALERAYRGAGLTPAQVGLLEAHGTGTVVGDRTELATLEAVFTESGAAPGSCALGSVKSQIGHTKCAAGLAGLIKASLALHTGIKPPTLHLEQPNAAWQPGASPFAFHAEARPWVEPSAERVAGVSAFGFGGTNFHAVLRGYQGPAPVHGLQQWPAELFTFRGADRERALRGAAELLRLARAEGAPWRLRDLALAASRRAESGHGPVQLALVATDLAELTVLLERAVAGEQSPGLHLAAEDGDAAAGAVAFLFPGQGSQRPGMFAELFAAFPGLQRHLRLGRAQAEVLYPPLAFTPEDRQAQRAAVTDTRVAQPVLGMTGLAAYELLALAGVRPELAGGHSYGELVALCAAGALAAEDLPQLGAERARAILDAVGEGGDPGAMAAVDTGASEVEQLLAAAGLAGRVVAANRNAPRQTVVSGPTAEVEQATALLREAGHGVKRLPVACAFHSPLVAGAGERFAAALAARTVRAPEFPVYSNRTAAAYPPDPAAVRAGLEAQIGAPVRFVEQIEAMYEAGARVFVEAGPGSVLSRLVSAVLADRPHRAVPLEGRRRALPGFLDALAELAVAGVPVRTDRLFRGRDAVDAGRARAARRPGWTVDGQLVRTAAGELLPGALAPVRPVPEALMTAQTPQPNSDALVSEFLRSSRELIAAQRDVLMTYFGATGQPAAALPVPVVAPFALPQPPVEAVTVEEPMAEAAPGAPSLTADDLLRAVVEVIGERTGYPVDMIEPDLDLEADLSIDSIKRTEIIGQLARRLAAAPELGALADEQVEELSRARTAAAITAWLTERLSAPAVQLEAAEPAPQEPQTVQSHDPVRLEFTAAPLAEPDRAAGELAGRRYALLGEDGHGVAQALSGRLAALGGQLLALDATYELLPTDGPLDGVLLLDPLAEHGAPVLPGCVPALQAALARSPRHLLAVRALSSPEAGRADGLRGLFRTLAREYPQLCARLVEVDPADPEQAADALLGELLAEDHEPVVRRTPAGRQGLTLVERGLGALGSTGAGPAGDGVAEASALGLDQDAVVLLVGGARGITARFAATLAAASRCRLELLGRTAWPQDPESAVTAAARDRSALRSALARDGVPLPSVDGAVSRLLAGREVAATLDELARLGSPARYRSVDAADPAALRQAVKEAYAEYGRLDGVVYAAGVIEDKVLAQKDPESFRRVFATKAEGARALLESLAELPAGPRFTVLFGSIAAALGNRGQSDYAAANDALEELGARWADRTGRRALTVHWGPWAPSGAHGGMVSEELARDYTRRGVRLIEPGAGTLALLRELAWGDESVRAVVYTASGW